From Sulfurovum xiamenensis, a single genomic window includes:
- a CDS encoding cation:proton antiporter, producing MTEHILLTLALVSFFGILSQWLSWYIKQPSIIFLLLFGIVIGPVAGLFDPDAVLGELLFPFVSMGVAIILFEGGLTLRFHEIKGLTRPLYMLLTVGLVVTWAIVALATHLLVGLSWEISILFGALMTVTGPTVIKPLLRTVRPYADLANILHWEGVILDVAVAILIVLVYKTITLQHSGTMIPLSLAYIVATGMISGTIGALLLAFLLRRYLLPHFLHHVFTLTLVLMIFTLSNAIAHESGLLAVTLMGMMLANMKNVDIEEILFFKESLSLLLISVLFIILSARLDLSALIDIGWSALGLLGIILFIARPLSVMVSTLFSDLTLRARIFLSWIAPRGIIAAAVSALFAIRLEEFGYVEAKLLVPLTFMVIIGTILLQGLSAKPLAKRLNLQEAEPSGMLILGANRVSREIARSLKEQGVAVKLADTDWENISHARMEGFDTYYGRVISDHADRNMELAGIGGLLAISPHATLNALASVRFKSEFGTENIYYLQNAEGRKLEKSKASHSTIVGRQLFTEDVTFTKLSSLLHGEGEIKTTTLSEKFDIEAYKKAHESKVIPLYLIDTDGKLHFFTTDHELKPKEGWKITSLIYKHKEKQ from the coding sequence ATGACAGAACATATACTCCTTACATTAGCATTGGTCAGCTTTTTTGGTATCTTGAGCCAGTGGCTCTCCTGGTACATTAAACAGCCATCGATCATTTTTCTGCTTCTGTTTGGTATAGTGATCGGACCGGTGGCAGGACTGTTTGATCCGGATGCAGTGTTGGGTGAACTTCTTTTCCCTTTTGTCTCTATGGGAGTTGCTATTATACTTTTTGAAGGTGGCTTGACACTTCGTTTTCATGAGATCAAAGGTTTGACCAGACCGCTTTATATGCTTCTTACAGTTGGTTTGGTAGTCACATGGGCCATAGTGGCTCTGGCTACACATCTATTGGTAGGACTTTCATGGGAAATCTCCATACTCTTTGGTGCACTGATGACGGTAACAGGACCAACGGTCATTAAGCCGCTGCTCAGAACGGTACGTCCTTATGCCGACCTTGCCAATATCCTTCACTGGGAAGGTGTGATCCTGGATGTAGCTGTAGCGATCCTGATAGTCCTTGTCTATAAGACTATTACCCTGCAGCATTCTGGAACAATGATTCCACTTTCCCTGGCTTATATTGTTGCTACAGGTATGATCAGCGGTACAATAGGGGCTCTCTTGCTTGCATTTTTATTACGTCGATACCTTCTACCCCATTTTTTGCACCATGTATTTACTTTAACCCTGGTATTGATGATCTTTACACTCTCTAATGCGATCGCACATGAATCAGGATTATTAGCGGTGACGCTCATGGGTATGATGCTGGCAAATATGAAAAATGTAGATATAGAAGAGATACTCTTTTTTAAAGAGAGCTTGAGTCTTCTACTTATCTCCGTACTTTTTATCATTCTTTCTGCACGTTTGGATCTTTCAGCGCTGATTGACATAGGCTGGTCTGCATTGGGACTGTTGGGGATCATCCTCTTTATTGCACGCCCTCTTTCTGTGATGGTATCAACACTCTTTTCTGACCTTACACTACGTGCCAGGATATTTTTGAGCTGGATCGCTCCTCGCGGTATCATCGCTGCTGCTGTTTCGGCACTTTTTGCTATACGCTTGGAGGAATTTGGATATGTGGAAGCAAAACTGCTGGTGCCACTGACATTCATGGTCATTATTGGTACGATATTGCTACAGGGGTTGAGTGCAAAACCACTGGCCAAACGCTTAAACCTGCAAGAAGCAGAGCCCTCCGGTATGCTTATCCTTGGAGCCAACAGGGTCTCTCGTGAGATCGCTAGATCACTGAAGGAACAAGGGGTTGCTGTAAAGTTGGCAGATACAGATTGGGAGAATATCAGTCATGCAAGAATGGAGGGGTTTGATACCTATTATGGACGTGTCATATCTGATCATGCAGATCGCAATATGGAACTGGCAGGCATAGGAGGTCTGTTGGCCATAAGTCCCCATGCTACACTGAATGCTTTGGCATCTGTACGGTTCAAGTCCGAGTTTGGCACTGAAAATATCTATTACCTTCAGAACGCTGAGGGTCGGAAACTTGAAAAGAGCAAAGCATCACACTCTACGATTGTAGGGCGTCAACTCTTCACGGAAGATGTGACCTTTACTAAACTATCTTCTTTGTTGCATGGTGAAGGAGAGATCAAGACAACCACCTTGTCTGAGAAGTTCGATATAGAGGCCTATAAAAAAGCACATGAGAGTAAGGTTATTCCATTATACTTGATAGATACAGACGGGAAATTACATTTCTTTACCACAGATCATGAGCTCAAGCCAAAAGAAGGATGGAAGATCACAAGTTTGATATACAAGCATAAGGAAAAACAATGA
- a CDS encoding DUF2391 family protein, which translates to MKLRINTEDIIQIAIGAFALAVPISFTEEAWKMSVTLPFYNLLLVFILSVTFLGFYAYYSVFQKQVSKRYDIFILRIFIAYFISALVVVLVLLALNKLPVIDEPLIALKRLILITMPASMGAIVVDSFNKE; encoded by the coding sequence ATGAAGCTTCGTATCAATACTGAAGATATCATTCAAATAGCTATAGGTGCATTTGCCCTTGCCGTGCCGATCTCTTTTACAGAAGAAGCATGGAAGATGAGTGTGACTTTACCATTTTATAACCTCTTGTTGGTTTTTATACTTTCTGTGACTTTTTTAGGATTTTATGCCTACTACAGTGTCTTCCAAAAGCAGGTATCAAAGCGCTACGATATATTCATCTTACGTATTTTTATTGCCTACTTTATCTCTGCCCTGGTAGTAGTTTTAGTTTTACTGGCTTTAAATAAGTTACCCGTTATAGATGAGCCCCTCATAGCGTTAAAAAGATTAATATTAATTACTATGCCTGCATCAATGGGCGCCATTGTTGTAGACAGTTTCAATAAGGAATGA
- a CDS encoding NUDIX hydrolase: MKVKPIIIWLYLLNAAVLITHEIDSAYWHEWELFGMPGGIQLFLILNLLLVGLVLYGYLALLQGRAVGIVFSWLLVAGGLFAVMIHSYFLLQASEAFRSAVSLGLLTATFFLSLAQAVALLKIQQSPSMPFTPKTPHLTTDGIIELYEGDRFKGIILIERKNDPRGLALPGGFVDVGERVEDALWREMQEETNLEVEISKLLGVYSDPDRDPRFHTASIVFITKSQGQPKGGDDAKEAKVYALEEIPMDQLVFDHSVILKDYLQQRSTDK, encoded by the coding sequence ATGAAAGTAAAGCCCATTATTATATGGCTCTACCTTCTGAATGCAGCTGTTCTCATTACCCATGAGATTGACTCTGCTTACTGGCATGAGTGGGAACTGTTCGGGATGCCGGGTGGCATTCAGTTATTTCTGATCCTCAATTTACTCTTAGTAGGGTTGGTTCTTTATGGTTATCTGGCACTCTTACAAGGACGTGCAGTCGGTATTGTTTTTTCATGGTTATTGGTTGCTGGTGGACTCTTCGCTGTAATGATACACTCGTATTTTCTGCTGCAAGCCAGTGAAGCCTTCAGGTCAGCCGTTTCTCTTGGACTTCTTACTGCTACGTTTTTTCTTTCTCTGGCACAAGCTGTTGCACTGCTTAAGATACAACAATCACCTTCTATGCCTTTTACGCCTAAAACACCCCATCTTACTACGGATGGTATTATAGAGTTGTATGAGGGAGATAGATTTAAGGGTATTATACTTATTGAGCGTAAAAATGATCCAAGGGGGTTGGCTCTGCCTGGTGGTTTTGTGGATGTGGGTGAGCGTGTAGAAGATGCTTTATGGCGGGAGATGCAAGAGGAAACCAACCTGGAGGTAGAGATAAGCAAACTGCTTGGTGTCTATTCTGATCCTGATCGTGACCCAAGGTTTCATACGGCAAGTATTGTTTTCATAACAAAGTCTCAAGGTCAACCCAAAGGCGGAGATGATGCCAAAGAGGCAAAAGTTTACGCATTGGAAGAGATACCCATGGATCAATTGGTCTTTGACCACAGTGTGATCTTGAAAGATTATCTACAACAGCGCTCTACAGACAAGTAA
- a CDS encoding 3-methyladenine DNA glycosylase produces MQSSYDLLCALQNMGYPKTNRDPLWWPKSCTFEVIIGAILTQQTKWEKVEASLANLKEAGLMSLEALSKAESGQISTLIKPSGFYNTKAQRLQQLCQNILHDFHTFEKFQNEVSREWLLEQKGIGMESADSILCYGCGREVFVVDSYTARLLNALGYSFENYMQIQAWMQEGIEANFDKITQMFGKALTRHTLYARFHGMIVEFAKEHIRGQNVNTEILKKYIEG; encoded by the coding sequence TTGCAAAGTAGTTATGATCTGCTGTGTGCCCTTCAAAACATGGGCTATCCCAAAACGAACAGAGATCCCCTCTGGTGGCCCAAAAGCTGTACCTTTGAAGTCATTATCGGTGCGATCTTGACGCAGCAGACAAAATGGGAGAAGGTAGAGGCATCACTGGCCAATTTAAAAGAAGCTGGTCTGATGTCACTGGAAGCACTTAGTAAAGCAGAATCAGGGCAGATCTCTACACTCATAAAACCCAGTGGTTTTTACAATACCAAAGCCCAGAGGCTTCAACAACTTTGTCAAAATATACTCCATGACTTTCATACCTTTGAAAAATTTCAAAATGAAGTAAGCAGGGAATGGCTGCTTGAACAAAAAGGGATAGGCATGGAGAGTGCGGATTCCATCCTTTGTTACGGATGCGGACGTGAAGTTTTTGTTGTCGACAGCTATACAGCCAGACTCCTTAATGCTTTGGGCTACAGTTTTGAGAACTATATGCAAATACAGGCATGGATGCAAGAGGGGATCGAAGCAAACTTTGATAAAATAACCCAAATGTTTGGCAAGGCATTGACACGACATACCCTTTATGCACGTTTTCATGGGATGATCGTAGAGTTTGCCAAAGAGCACATACGGGGTCAGAACGTCAATACCGAAATACTCAAAAAGTATATAGAAGGATAA
- a CDS encoding SDR family NAD(P)-dependent oxidoreductase, translating into MTNIVITGCSTGIGLETAKYLQDKFIKVYPTARDTKDVEMLKALGFEHAMQLDVRHPDEITAVINKVLELDGKIDVWFNNAGYGQPGAVEDITVPVLREQFETNVFGLHECTRQIIPVMRKQGYGKIIQHSSVLGIISLFGRGAYNASKYAIEGLTDTLRLELQDTNIYPVLLNTGPIISHFRQTAVEKLAENVDIEHSVFKEKYHRSLKERTQQKVPFKEGPESVAAVVHKIILADRPKPRYYITKATYLLGYIKRILSTSYLDKLLMKID; encoded by the coding sequence GTGACCAATATCGTCATCACAGGATGCAGTACAGGTATCGGACTTGAAACTGCAAAATATCTCCAAGACAAATTTATCAAAGTATATCCTACCGCAAGAGATACAAAAGATGTAGAGATGTTAAAAGCACTGGGCTTTGAACATGCCATGCAACTGGATGTCAGACACCCTGATGAGATCACAGCAGTGATCAACAAAGTACTTGAACTAGATGGAAAGATAGATGTCTGGTTCAACAATGCCGGCTATGGGCAACCAGGTGCGGTAGAAGACATTACAGTCCCTGTACTGCGAGAACAGTTTGAAACCAATGTGTTTGGGTTGCATGAATGTACAAGACAGATCATTCCTGTAATGAGAAAGCAGGGGTATGGGAAGATCATTCAGCACAGTTCTGTACTCGGCATCATCTCTCTTTTTGGGCGAGGTGCCTACAATGCAAGTAAATACGCCATAGAGGGGCTTACAGATACGCTTCGACTTGAACTTCAGGATACGAACATCTATCCTGTACTTCTTAATACTGGCCCCATCATAAGCCATTTTAGACAAACAGCCGTAGAAAAACTTGCAGAGAATGTTGATATAGAACATTCCGTCTTCAAGGAGAAATACCATCGCAGTCTTAAAGAGAGAACACAACAGAAAGTACCGTTTAAAGAGGGGCCTGAGTCGGTTGCTGCAGTGGTCCACAAAATTATATTGGCAGACCGTCCAAAACCCCGTTACTATATTACAAAAGCCACATATCTTCTAGGCTATATCAAACGCATCCTAAGTACTTCATACCTAGACAAACTCTTGATGAAGATCGATTAG
- the mog gene encoding molybdopterin adenylyltransferase, with product MDKIKIGVVTTSDRASQGIYEDISGVAIMDTMKEYLLNECEYEYRCIPDEQSLIETTLIELARDKKCDLIVTTGGTGPAKRDVTTEATENVCQKLLPGFGEQMRAVSLQYVPTAILSRQTAGICHSSLIINLPGKPKSIRECLDAVFPAVPYCIDLIGGSFIEANEDVIKIFRPKAK from the coding sequence ATGGATAAGATAAAAATAGGTGTTGTTACTACAAGCGACAGAGCGTCACAAGGTATCTATGAAGATATCTCAGGGGTGGCTATCATGGATACAATGAAAGAGTACTTGCTCAATGAATGTGAGTATGAATACAGATGTATACCTGATGAACAGAGCCTTATCGAGACAACACTGATAGAACTTGCAAGGGATAAAAAGTGTGATCTAATAGTGACTACCGGCGGAACAGGCCCAGCCAAGAGAGATGTGACGACCGAAGCGACAGAAAATGTCTGTCAAAAACTTCTTCCTGGATTTGGAGAACAGATGAGAGCAGTGAGTCTACAGTATGTCCCAACAGCCATACTTTCACGCCAGACGGCTGGTATCTGCCACAGTTCACTGATCATTAATCTACCGGGAAAACCAAAGTCTATCCGTGAGTGTTTGGATGCTGTTTTCCCTGCTGTTCCATACTGTATAGACCTTATCGGAGGCTCTTTCATAGAAGCAAATGAAGACGTTATAAAGATCTTCAGACCGAAAGCAAAATAA
- a CDS encoding rhodanese-like domain-containing protein has product MFKTILLCIVLISFSKGDDSTLQLNRVVTEHINNKGERKPIIVKRDIDPICKNIHISNEVIWQGNYANSKVPEACKSTFVTCAGQTIFPMQLHKKIETYGEVEVMEFIKQMQESESMLLIDTRAGKWYTYRTIPGAINIYYKYIMKPHIFQDDYEASMDMLGVIGNKKPFDFYKAKTILLFCNGAWCSQSPKMVKSLLALGYPPEKIKWYRGGMEDWLGLSMSTTNKYKARL; this is encoded by the coding sequence ATGTTTAAAACCATTCTTTTATGTATTGTCTTGATCTCTTTTTCCAAAGGAGATGATAGCACCTTACAACTTAATCGTGTAGTTACTGAGCATATCAATAATAAAGGTGAGAGAAAACCTATTATAGTCAAGCGTGATATTGACCCTATATGTAAAAATATCCATATAAGTAATGAAGTGATTTGGCAGGGAAACTATGCTAATTCGAAAGTTCCTGAAGCATGTAAGTCTACTTTTGTTACCTGTGCCGGACAAACAATATTTCCAATGCAGTTACATAAAAAGATAGAAACCTATGGGGAAGTAGAAGTGATGGAGTTTATCAAACAAATGCAAGAGAGTGAGTCTATGCTTTTGATTGACACACGTGCTGGAAAGTGGTATACATATCGTACCATACCAGGCGCGATCAATATCTATTATAAATATATCATGAAGCCCCATATTTTTCAGGATGACTATGAAGCATCCATGGATATGCTCGGTGTTATTGGCAATAAAAAGCCTTTTGATTTTTACAAGGCCAAAACAATTTTACTATTTTGTAACGGGGCATGGTGTAGCCAATCTCCCAAAATGGTCAAATCCTTGCTGGCTCTGGGCTATCCTCCAGAAAAGATCAAATGGTACAGAGGCGGCATGGAGGACTGGCTGGGGTTAAGTATGAGCACTACCAACAAGTATAAAGCAAGACTTTAG
- a CDS encoding rhodanese-like domain-containing protein, which yields MFYKMTIISLLLTSSIMAGNNGFEYEGIPVKMVDINGKIKEFIVKRDIPEECIKVPITNKMLWTGNYANAKVPEACKSTYVSTKGKILPMQLHEDIDTYGELEVLAFMKEMQENDSMMLIDGRKQVWYDYRTIPGAINMPFHHFKERKSFEFEFEHEIRRLGVKINEDDTFDFTKAKTITIFCNGPWCSQSVAMIIALLDIGYPPEKIKWYRGGMQTWLAAGMTSTRD from the coding sequence ATGTTTTATAAAATGACAATCATCTCATTACTTTTAACTTCTTCCATAATGGCTGGAAATAATGGTTTTGAATATGAGGGAATACCTGTAAAAATGGTCGATATAAACGGTAAGATAAAAGAGTTTATTGTAAAACGTGATATTCCCGAAGAGTGCATAAAAGTGCCTATCACGAATAAGATGTTATGGACCGGAAACTATGCCAATGCAAAAGTACCTGAAGCATGTAAATCTACCTATGTGAGTACGAAAGGTAAGATCCTTCCTATGCAGTTGCATGAAGATATAGATACCTATGGAGAATTAGAAGTTTTGGCCTTTATGAAAGAGATGCAAGAAAATGATTCGATGATGCTAATAGATGGCCGTAAACAGGTATGGTATGATTATCGTACAATTCCGGGTGCTATCAATATGCCTTTTCATCATTTCAAAGAACGAAAAAGTTTCGAATTCGAATTTGAACATGAAATAAGGAGATTGGGTGTAAAGATAAATGAGGATGATACATTTGACTTTACAAAAGCAAAAACCATTACAATATTTTGTAATGGCCCATGGTGTAGCCAATCCGTCGCAATGATCATAGCCCTTCTTGACATAGGATATCCGCCTGAAAAGATCAAGTGGTACCGCGGGGGTATGCAAACATGGTTAGCTGCAGGTATGACCTCCACAAGGGATTAG
- a CDS encoding rhodanese-like domain-containing protein, which translates to MFYKYCTFVLVISSLLLAEEIGLEYEGIPVKTMDAAGKNVYTVVKREIPEACKKIPINNIMLWTGNYAHPNVPEVCKSTFVHTVGGHIYPMYLDTDITTYGELEVLAFVKQMQTDDSLMLIDVCKKEFYHYRTIPGAVNMPFNHFKDPTNYVFEFEQHMKDLGVSVNDENDSLDFTHAKTITLFCNGPWCSLSVTAILALLDIGYPPEKIKWYRGGLQEWLAAGMTSTRK; encoded by the coding sequence ATGTTTTATAAATACTGTACATTTGTATTAGTGATTAGCTCTCTCCTCTTGGCAGAAGAGATTGGACTGGAGTATGAAGGTATACCAGTAAAAACCATGGATGCAGCAGGTAAGAATGTATACACCGTTGTAAAACGTGAGATCCCGGAAGCGTGTAAAAAAATACCTATCAATAATATAATGCTATGGACAGGAAACTACGCCCATCCTAATGTACCTGAAGTATGCAAATCTACTTTCGTACATACTGTTGGTGGTCATATATACCCTATGTATCTAGATACAGATATCACTACCTATGGTGAACTGGAAGTGTTGGCTTTTGTCAAACAGATGCAGACAGATGATTCACTGATGCTTATAGACGTTTGTAAAAAAGAGTTCTATCATTATCGGACCATCCCCGGAGCAGTCAATATGCCTTTTAATCACTTTAAAGATCCAACAAACTATGTGTTTGAATTTGAACAGCATATGAAAGATCTAGGCGTTTCTGTGAATGATGAAAATGATAGTTTGGACTTTACTCATGCCAAAACGATCACTCTCTTTTGTAATGGACCCTGGTGCAGCCTATCTGTAACAGCAATTCTGGCTTTACTTGATATAGGGTATCCTCCTGAAAAGATTAAGTGGTACCGTGGAGGATTGCAGGAATGGTTGGCAGCAGGCATGACTTCTACAAGAAAATGA
- a CDS encoding SulP family inorganic anion transporter: MFNIQNYSKQNIKNDILSGALVAVALVPEAIAFSFIAGVSPVVGLYGAFIIGLITALLGGKPGMISGATGSVAVVFVGLGLSVRSMYPELDTEAFSMMVLHYILLTSIIAGLIQIAIGVLKMGKFIRLVPQPALFGFVNGLAIVIAMAQLPFLAPQNMEQYTNWIDIVFASFTENYVMYMIVAVTMLTMHFLPKFSKAVPAGLVAIVVLTLITYFMHIDTKVVGNLADLSNVSLPSFVMPLTELFTWESMAVILPTALIVALVGLIESLLTLSVLDEMGGERGSGNKECIALGIGNSTSGLFGGMAGCAMIGQSVINFTSGGLGRLSSFTAAVLLIILVVSFSHIIAVIPIAVLVGIMFMVSIGTFEFSSIKRITHMPRSDAFVLIVVTIITVLEDLAVAVIAGIIISALVFAWEHAKIFARTSTDDKGKKIYTLEGPLFFASVTSFNEQFDIENDPDTVVIDFKDARVMDSSGAEAIDSITDKYKQAGKKLTLRHLSKDCKSLLKTAGPFCTYEEDDPTYKVAANI; the protein is encoded by the coding sequence GTGTTTAACATTCAAAACTATTCGAAACAAAACATTAAAAATGACATTCTTTCGGGTGCATTGGTCGCTGTTGCCCTTGTACCTGAAGCGATAGCATTTTCATTTATTGCCGGTGTCTCTCCGGTGGTCGGGCTTTACGGGGCATTTATCATCGGGCTTATTACTGCACTTCTTGGGGGTAAGCCGGGAATGATCTCTGGTGCTACAGGTTCTGTGGCAGTGGTATTTGTAGGACTCGGTCTTTCTGTTAGATCTATGTACCCTGAGCTTGATACGGAAGCTTTTAGCATGATGGTACTGCATTACATCCTATTGACATCCATTATAGCTGGACTCATACAGATAGCGATCGGTGTATTGAAGATGGGTAAGTTCATTCGTCTTGTGCCGCAGCCTGCCCTCTTTGGTTTTGTGAATGGTCTTGCTATTGTTATAGCCATGGCACAGCTTCCTTTCCTTGCACCTCAAAATATGGAACAATATACCAACTGGATAGATATCGTCTTTGCAAGTTTTACAGAAAACTATGTAATGTATATGATTGTGGCTGTGACAATGCTAACAATGCATTTTTTACCTAAGTTCAGTAAAGCTGTCCCTGCAGGACTTGTAGCGATCGTTGTACTGACGCTGATCACGTATTTTATGCACATCGATACGAAAGTGGTTGGTAACCTTGCAGACCTTTCCAATGTTTCTCTGCCTTCGTTCGTAATGCCTCTCACTGAACTCTTTACATGGGAATCCATGGCTGTGATCTTGCCAACTGCACTGATTGTTGCACTGGTCGGACTTATAGAGTCTTTATTGACCCTCTCTGTACTCGATGAGATGGGTGGAGAGCGTGGTTCAGGAAACAAAGAGTGTATCGCTCTTGGTATCGGGAACTCTACTTCGGGACTCTTTGGGGGTATGGCAGGATGTGCGATGATAGGCCAATCGGTCATCAACTTTACCTCTGGTGGTCTGGGCCGTCTTTCTTCCTTTACTGCAGCTGTACTGCTTATCATTCTTGTGGTGAGTTTTTCGCATATCATTGCAGTTATCCCTATAGCAGTGCTTGTGGGTATCATGTTTATGGTAAGTATTGGTACTTTTGAGTTCTCTTCTATTAAACGTATCACGCATATGCCTCGTTCAGATGCATTTGTATTGATTGTAGTGACCATCATCACGGTACTTGAGGATCTTGCAGTAGCAGTGATCGCAGGTATTATTATCTCTGCACTGGTATTTGCATGGGAACATGCCAAGATCTTTGCACGTACTTCTACCGATGATAAGGGTAAAAAGATCTACACACTTGAGGGACCGCTATTCTTTGCTTCGGTGACTTCATTTAATGAACAGTTTGATATAGAAAATGATCCAGACACTGTTGTTATAGACTTCAAGGATGCCAGAGTTATGGATAGTTCCGGTGCAGAAGCCATAGATAGCATCACGGACAAATACAAACAAGCAGGAAAAAAACTTACACTTAGACACCTTTCCAAAGACTGTAAAAGTTTGTTAAAAACGGCTGGACCTTTCTGTACCTATGAAGAGGATGACCCGACCTATAAAGTCGCAGCCAATATATAA
- a CDS encoding uracil-DNA glycosylase family protein, with protein MYTFAQQILDFYFTLSKEPSLPKGIEVIYPFDNPQTREMMETFFNKYYNDTNPRTYLIGINPGRLGSGVTGVGFSDAYHLEQICDIANDFDKRIELSAAFMFEVIEAYGGVEKFYGDFFFTTTMPLGLLKEGKNYNYYDDKETLASLEPYITQTLLQQISIPQAKPKIICVGTGKNLKYLEAFNKMHRCFESIEVVPHPRWVMQYRRKEKQKYIDHYIDILNKHL; from the coding sequence ATGTATACGTTTGCCCAACAGATACTAGATTTTTATTTTACCTTGTCAAAAGAACCCTCTCTTCCCAAAGGGATAGAGGTGATCTATCCTTTCGATAACCCGCAAACCAGAGAGATGATGGAGACTTTTTTTAACAAATACTACAACGATACAAATCCGCGTACCTATCTCATAGGTATTAACCCGGGCAGGCTAGGTTCAGGTGTGACGGGAGTAGGGTTCAGTGATGCCTATCATTTAGAGCAGATATGCGATATAGCCAATGATTTTGATAAACGTATAGAACTGAGTGCAGCTTTTATGTTCGAGGTCATAGAAGCCTATGGCGGTGTAGAGAAGTTTTACGGTGATTTTTTCTTTACGACCACGATGCCTCTTGGTCTGCTCAAAGAGGGGAAGAACTATAACTACTATGATGATAAAGAGACCCTCGCAAGCCTCGAGCCCTACATTACCCAAACACTTTTACAACAGATCTCCATTCCTCAAGCCAAGCCAAAGATCATCTGCGTAGGCACAGGCAAAAACCTCAAGTATCTTGAAGCGTTTAACAAAATGCACCGATGTTTTGAAAGTATAGAAGTAGTGCCCCATCCAAGATGGGTCATGCAGTATAGACGTAAAGAAAAGCAGAAGTATATCGACCACTATATCGATATTTTAAACAAACATCTATAG
- a CDS encoding endonuclease/exonuclease/phosphatase family protein — protein sequence MKLRVGTFNLYQFVEPPFACYTRKGKYNQRQWLEKTLWIKKQILRMDCDIIGFQEVFSKKVLETLVKELGFEYFATVDDAKLSETTPHKYTTTTVAIASKHPISNIQGVNLHAPSLEKHHFKDEFAFSRVPIKATLSLPNGQALLVYVCHLKSNRLNAFEYVFKKEDTLAQKKERVFKLLEEKRSSALKQRLCEASSLFYDIQSSRHTPALLLCDLNDKEYSLTIEALTNPSYHDDTSEDTPLLYDASYQYKEKVYNPHPEQKKPKRTPTSYFKNKGNVLDYIFISEHFHKENSQKVGTVTDYHVLDAHLQTYKDGSLIQSDHAQVVCELTLDA from the coding sequence ATGAAACTTAGAGTAGGTACCTTTAACCTTTATCAATTTGTCGAGCCGCCTTTTGCATGCTATACACGCAAAGGCAAGTACAACCAAAGACAGTGGCTTGAAAAAACGTTGTGGATAAAAAAGCAAATACTTCGTATGGATTGTGACATCATAGGGTTTCAAGAGGTCTTCTCTAAAAAGGTCTTGGAGACACTTGTAAAAGAGTTGGGCTTTGAGTACTTTGCAACCGTCGATGATGCTAAGCTAAGTGAAACAACACCACATAAATACACAACTACCACCGTTGCCATAGCCTCCAAACACCCTATATCAAACATACAAGGTGTTAATCTACATGCTCCCAGTCTGGAAAAGCACCATTTTAAAGATGAGTTTGCATTTTCCAGAGTCCCCATAAAAGCAACGCTCTCACTGCCAAACGGGCAAGCGCTTTTGGTCTACGTATGCCATCTTAAATCAAACAGGCTAAACGCGTTTGAATATGTTTTTAAAAAAGAGGATACCTTGGCACAGAAAAAAGAGCGTGTCTTTAAACTATTGGAAGAGAAGCGATCTAGCGCCCTAAAGCAGAGATTGTGTGAGGCATCTTCACTGTTCTATGACATTCAAAGTTCACGACATACACCTGCCCTGCTCTTGTGTGACCTGAACGATAAGGAGTATTCCCTGACCATTGAAGCACTCACCAACCCGTCCTACCATGATGATACAAGTGAGGATACTCCTCTTTTATATGATGCAAGTTACCAATACAAAGAAAAGGTATATAACCCTCACCCGGAACAAAAAAAGCCAAAACGAACACCTACGAGTTACTTTAAAAACAAGGGGAATGTGCTTGATTATATTTTTATTTCAGAGCATTTTCACAAAGAGAACTCACAAAAGGTAGGAACAGTCACCGACTACCATGTTTTGGATGCGCACTTACAAACATATAAAGATGGCTCCCTCATCCAAAGTGACCATGCACAGGTGGTGTGTGAGTTGACTTTGGATGCCTAA
- a CDS encoding lmo0937 family membrane protein, translated as MLETIAIILIILWALGLVSSYTMGGFIHILLVIAIVVIVIRVIQGRRIL; from the coding sequence ATGCTTGAAACGATTGCAATTATTCTAATTATACTTTGGGCTCTTGGGCTTGTCAGCTCATATACTATGGGCGGATTCATCCATATTCTTCTAGTCATCGCAATTGTGGTGATTGTGATTCGTGTTATTCAAGGTCGTCGTATACTCTAA